In the genome of Drosophila kikkawai strain 14028-0561.14 chromosome 2R, DkikHiC1v2, whole genome shotgun sequence, the window CGGGGGGAGGAATCTTGGATTTtcgctgtggctgctgcttttgGCCGGGGGACTTTTGCTGCTGCGGGGACTGCGGCGACGGGGAGGATGGGGAGGGCGAGCAGGATGAGGACATcgaggaggacgaggacaCCGACGAATGGATGCTCGTTGGAATTCTGGTGGGCTGGGCCTTCGGCAGGCCACTCTTTGGCAGCTCCGTTGACTTGGTTTCCTtctgaaaatggaaatggttaCGGAATTTATCAGCAatttatcgatttaaaatTTGGGGAATTTGGGTTGTGAAAATATTGTTCccctttgattttatttatatttcatatctgatagttatatatatcttaCCTTCTTTGGCGAAACTGCCGCTGGCGGATGCACTGGTGATGTGACCCTCTTCCAGCCATTACTCCTGCGCCACGAGGTGGATGTTGGCGGCGTGGATGCCTGTCTCATCAGCATTCGCTCCTTCAGCTTGGTCACCATTCCCGGCGACGGAGGCACCAGTTCTTTGGCCATCTTTGACATCATGGCACAGCTGATGCTATCGCTGCGCACCACGGTGGACTCCAGTTCGCGGCGTTGATTGTGTCGCAGGATGCAGCTGGGCTCCTGGTCCTCCAGCACCGATTTGGATTTGACAAGGACATGCGGAGGCCGGCGCAATTCGCTCTTGATGATCTGGGCAATGCACTGCTGCTCATCCAGCGGTTTCATGGGCGTACTACTGCTCACAATCAGAGGCACATCCTCGATCTCAATGTCGCTGACCCGCCGCCGGCACTCATCAATAACCGCATAGTCAGGCTCTTCGTCCTTTTTCAGCTGACTGGCGGACAACTCATCCGTTTCGCTGGAAGAGCAGCTGGTCAGCTGGGCCCTGCCTGCTTCGCTGGGGGTGGGACTGCCTCCATTCGTGCGTCCCGCAGGCCCCACCTGGCTCTCCGACATGCTAGAGTCCTCGgcatcatcatcctcctcatcatcctcatcatccGTCTCGCCCTCCAGGTAGGAGTAAAGGCTGCGCGAGGAGTTGGAGCGTATGTTGACCAGTTTGTAAAAGTCATTGGTGAAGTCCGTGCAGGCCACCTCCTCGTCCTCGGAGTAAACGATCTGGAAACGTAAGAGATTTTGAGATTTTCACAAGAAAAGGTCTCTGGTTATTTCGTCTTACCTT includes:
- the LOC108078290 gene encoding uncharacterized protein isoform X4 is translated as MFAGIRKRLARKQNEKDCDEDDKDDVHDAMPPPPNYIQISQGRIQLVHQPRTPVESEAGTLSLERYGSGSGSCSGSGSGSGGCDKTRFARQENLLQSMQQENRALLTRIRQYEHCLDDVMRKVVDAIVAEDNLREEVSMLKGRVRDLEAQNAALSASPVKGRDEGYCTMSSGQPQPSNGHLEDLPEEPEQWLLPAEPCSTEMEDWSMSQEELAVMTFDDEREQQHHLLQQQQQRRKRDHDWLWPSSDFINSTTVETDSVADGIAQLLQQKIVYSEDEEVACTDFTNDFYKLVNIRSNSSRSLYSYLEGETDDEDDEEDDDAEDSSMSESQVGPAGRTNGGSPTPSEAGRAQLTSCSSSETDELSASQLKKDEEPDYAVIDECRRRVSDIEIEDVPLIVSSSTPMKPLDEQQCIAQIIKSELRRPPHVLVKSKSVLEDQEPSCILRHNQRRELESTVVRSDSISCAMMSKMAKELVPPSPGMVTKLKERMLMRQASTPPTSTSWRRSNGWKRVTSPVHPPAAVSPKKKETKSTELPKSGLPKAQPTRIPTSIHSSVSSSSSMSSSCSPSPSSPSPQSPQQQKSPGQKQQPQRKSKIPPPVPVRRSYAS
- the LOC108078290 gene encoding uncharacterized protein isoform X3, coding for MFAGIRKRLARKQNEKDCDEDDKDDVHDAMPPPPNYIQISQGRIQLVHQPRTPVESEAGTLSLERYGSGSGSCSGSGSGSGGCDKDLLEKRMIEVEGALLRLQEEFQKTRFARQENLLQSMQQENRALLTRIRQYEHCLDDVMRKVVDAIVAEDNLREEVSMLKGRVRDLEAQNAALSASPVKGRDEGYCTMSSGQPQPSNGHLEDLPEEPEQWLLPAEPCSTEMEDWSMSQEELAVMTFDDEREQQHHLLQQQQQRRKRDHDWLWPSSDFINSTTVETDSVADGIAQLLQQKIVYSEDEEVACTDFTNDFYKLVNIRSNSSRSLYSYLEGETDDEDDEEDDDAEDSSMSESQVGPAGRTNGGSPTPSEAGRAQLTSCSSSETDELSASQLKKDEEPDYAVIDECRRRVSDIEIEDVPLIVSSSTPMKPLDEQQCIAQIIKSELRRPPHVLVKSKSVLEDQEPSCILRHNQRRELESTVVRSDSISCAMMSKMAKELVPPSPGMVTKLKERMLMRQASTPPTSTSWRRSNGWKRVTSPVHPPAAVSPKKKETKSTELPKSGLPKAQPTRIPTSIHSSVSSSSSMSSSCSPSPSSPSPQSPQQQKSPGQKQQPQRKSKIPPPVPVRRSYAS
- the LOC108078290 gene encoding uncharacterized protein isoform X2; its protein translation is MFAGIRKRLARKQNEKDCDEDDKDDVHDAMPPPPNYIQISQGRIQLVHQPRTPVESEAGTLSLERYGSGSGSCSGSGSGSGGCDKSQCGSPTFEKELREQIENMNRIMKSKERKQMQTCRDHKALQTRFARQENLLQSMQQENRALLTRIRQYEHCLDDVMRKVVDAIVAEDNLREEVSMLKGRVRDLEAQNAALSASPVKGRDEGYCTMSSGQPQPSNGHLEDLPEEPEQWLLPAEPCSTEMEDWSMSQEELAVMTFDDEREQQHHLLQQQQQRRKRDHDWLWPSSDFINSTTVETDSVADGIAQLLQQKIVYSEDEEVACTDFTNDFYKLVNIRSNSSRSLYSYLEGETDDEDDEEDDDAEDSSMSESQVGPAGRTNGGSPTPSEAGRAQLTSCSSSETDELSASQLKKDEEPDYAVIDECRRRVSDIEIEDVPLIVSSSTPMKPLDEQQCIAQIIKSELRRPPHVLVKSKSVLEDQEPSCILRHNQRRELESTVVRSDSISCAMMSKMAKELVPPSPGMVTKLKERMLMRQASTPPTSTSWRRSNGWKRVTSPVHPPAAVSPKKKETKSTELPKSGLPKAQPTRIPTSIHSSVSSSSSMSSSCSPSPSSPSPQSPQQQKSPGQKQQPQRKSKIPPPVPVRRSYAS